A stretch of the Perca fluviatilis chromosome 17, GENO_Pfluv_1.0, whole genome shotgun sequence genome encodes the following:
- the LOC120545327 gene encoding deoxyribonuclease-2-beta-like, which translates to MWRIFLMVSLLCWSADGQRVTCRDHNNGEVDWYIIYKAPKLKDIKTDGLEYIYIDSKGKKKETSKDHNKLINAADGVLANTLRPILKPIKSMTDNFGFITYNDQPPGCNAFATFGHSKGVVMMDKTTTGVWLSHSTPQFPFKRDQNKFYPTSGAKHAQTFICVTFNYKEFKDIGQHLLDIAAFPFDHHIPTGFHEQLIKVTEKDLKENPPGGKISDLTSPGQQAFVTFAKKLYEGEIFTVEPRFDGDLYLTIAEHYQTNVRVQTWGCQDGRERSYCGKNRKVINIESVKPNLGNREVKWKASNDHSKWCVAEDNNNDLICIADVNRAVTQYKRPGGALCFRHKEASKLFEDVIDKTELCPSPTTTSAGSKRTHSSSSTSDTSAACDSDSD; encoded by the exons GTACATCATCTACAAGGCACCCAAACTGAAAGACATCAAAACTGACGGtttagaatatatttacattgattcaaaagggaagaagaaggagaCGTCTAAAGATCACAATAAGCTCATCAACGCTGCTGACGGTGTCCTGGCAAACACCCTGCGACCCATTTTAAAACCAATCAAATCAATG ACAGACAACTTTGGATTCATCACCTACAACGATCAACCTCCAGGATGTAATGCTTTTGCTACATTTGGCCACAGTAAAG GAGTTGTGATGATGGATAAAACCACCACAGGAGTCTGGCTCTCACACAGCACACCACAGTTCCCTTTCAAAAGAGATCAAAATAAGTTCTACCCAACCAGCGGAGCAAAACATGCTCAGACGTTTATCTGTGTAACATTCAACTACAAGGAGTTCAAAGACATAG GTCAACACCTGCTGGACATCGCAGCTTTCCCGTTTGATCATCATATTCCAACTGGCTTCCATGAACAGCTTATAAAGGTTACAGAGAAAGACTTGAAGGAAAATCCACCAGGAGGGAAAATCTCGGACCTGACATCACCAGGACAACAAGCATTTGTTACCTTTGCTAAAAAACTGTATGAAGGTGAAATTTTTACTGTGGAA ccacggttcg ATGGAGATCTTTACCTCACTATTGCAGAGCATTACCAGACTAATGTGAGAGTCCAGACCTGGGGCTGCCAGGATGGCCGTGAACGTTCCTACTGCGGCAAGAATCGTAAAGTGATCAATATTGAATCTGTAAAACCTAATCTGGGTAACAGGGAGGTTAAGTGGAAGGCTAGTAATGATCATTCCAAGTGGTGTGTAGCTgaagataataataatgatttgaTCTGTATCGCTGATGTAAACAGAGCAGTCACCCAATACAAAAGGCCGGGGGGGGCACTGTGCTTTAGACATAAAGAGGCAAGTAAACTATTTGAAGATGTTATTGATAAAACTGAGCTTTGCCCAAGTCCTACCACCACCAGTGCTGGCTCAAAGCGTACCCACTCGTCCTCTAGCACTTCTGACACTAGCGCTGCCTGTGACAGTGACTCTGATTAA